In Zerene cesonia ecotype Mississippi chromosome 18, Zerene_cesonia_1.1, whole genome shotgun sequence, the following are encoded in one genomic region:
- the LOC119833943 gene encoding transmembrane protein 39A, with amino-acid sequence MSCDEDESGPFVVFFLPTVLGCLTILLARRWAYSQVSNTSSTAISRRRKIIKDPLIKRPLPPVTTKMVAPKKLSGTAKKGTPVLDEDFANGKRVRARLPSNTPVPEVKLPEGPSPPKHIPFPFIPLDGELLFEIMTFTFLAVATGLQFLNLYRTAWWLPTSYTTQAMHFHLVDPHVVMFIMGIISPRLLLSASVAIVRLFVAPKMMPHVTMAARMFILGAIIGMLGWSTYYLLLKYPLVKMVYLVYPSIIYFILFGFQIDAFLELNHTETLPMHSCSHDPEQIRLEVEMLKEDFNLRVKKILFHSIIGAYYTSFVPCCFAQPYLYYDVLSAAQQVGLVWGSLCGRYAAQMLPALFCDVPHRATKHLGSWRLEGTATSETNDVPQWSGSKFWSQGSRVRCDDQIYIADTSTVAADPTNMAHVRFYTVFNNPSKLMCLLVCLQLALVLLKLCLLFSSIVWHYFLSIVVLLFINYYSLYKMLRDYLVAWKVYKAENLIQDKNVQAN; translated from the exons ATGAGTTGTGACGAAGATGAAAGTGGACCTTTTGTTGTATTCTTCCTACCAACGGTGCTTGGCTGTTTGACTATACTCTTGGCTCGCCGGTGGGCCTACTCACAAGTCAGCAATACCTCGTCAACCGCGATTTCCAGACGGCGTAAGATCATCAAAGATCCTTTAATTAAGCGGCCCTTACCCCCGGTAACCACTAAAATGGTGGCCCCAAAGAAACTGTCAGGAACAGCAAAAAAG GGAACTCCTGTATTAGATGAAGATTTTGCAAATGGTAAACGTGTAAGGGCAAGGCTCCCGTCAAACACACCTGTTCCTGAAGTCAAATTACCAGAGGGCCCGTCACCGCCTAAACACATACCATTCCCATTTATACCATTAGATGGGGAGTTGTTGTTTGAAATTAtgactttcacatttttagCAGTAGCTACAGGACTACAGTTTCTGAATTTGTACAGAACCGCTTGGTGGTTGCCAACATCATATACCACACAGGCAATG CACTTCCATCTAGTAGATCCACATGTGGTGATGTTTATTATGGGTATAATAAGCCCAAGGTTGTTATTGAGTGCAAGTGTGGCCATAGTGAGATTATTTGTAGCACCTAAGATGATGCCACATGTCACCATGGCAGCAag GATGTTTATTCTTGGTGCAATTATTGGTATGCTGGGATGgagtacatattatttgttattgaaatatcCTCTCGTAAAAATGGTGTATTTGGTTTATCC AtcaataatatactttatacttTTTGGATTCCAAATTGATGCATTTTTGGAGTTAAATCATACAGAGACATTACCTATGCATAGTTGCTCACATGATCCGGAACAAATTCGTTTAGAAGTGGAAATGTTGAAAGAAGATTTCAATCTCAGAgttaagaaaatactatttcattcaataattgGTGCATATTACACAAGTTTTGTACCATGTTGTTTTGCAcag cCATACCTTTATTATGATGTGCTATCAGCGGCCCAACAAGTGGGGTTAGTATGGGGTTCTCTGTGCGGCCGATATGCGGCACAAATGTTGCCAGCGTTGTTTTGCGATGTACCTCATAGGGCAACCAAGCATCTTGGGTCTTGGAGATTAGAGG GTACTGCAACAAGTGAAACAAATGACGTGCCACAATGGTCTGGAAGTAAATTTTGGTCGCAAGGCTCGCGGGTTCGATGCGATGATCAAATATACATCGCGGATACATCCACCGTCGCCGCGGATCCTACTAATATGGCACATGTGAGGTTTTAT acTGTATTCAACAATCCTTCAAAACTGATGTGCCTACTTGTCTGCCTGCAACTTGCATTGGTACTGCTTAAATTATGTCTGCTGTTTAGCTCAATAGTATGGCACTATTTCTTATCTATagtggttttattatttataaattattactcacTATACAAGATGCTCCGAGACTACCTTGTGGCATGGA AAGTGTATAAGGcggaaaatttaatacaagaCAAAAATGTTCAAGCCAATTAG